attccctgtctaataggggaatggcaacgcagcgctgcggcatggctgttcaccgcaggtgcttcactgcggcggctattaaggccgccgctttaccaactgaaacgacactttagccatagagacgggagcaacggctgtcgctgcaaaatggctgtgcggtattctgggtccgtagtgacgcagcacaatgaaaatgcaccagtttatctgcgtgcgcgaagtctccgcgatgcattgcgaacacgagcgtgctgcccagcgacacagttcgtcgcttgtcaccgcttgcccattgaaggtgcctccgtgcgcatgtgcgcagaatttgaggtgttgttcactccaatgtgcttgccgattgcctctgctgctgagctaacagcgatcgcagatggatatcgtaaccacagcgcagcaatcgcattttggtggatgagggctcttgtgtgcagttaggaaattagacttcgaacgcaggaaggtgttgcaattgtttagtgtgccgtgcttgtgatgacaaaatgccattgcactgggtgtgtttgcgctgaccgctgaccgtgtttgctgcactatatcactgacagagcagccatctcaaatgacagctgcgatacgtagtcgttggaaaacactacgcactgctcaagatcgtcgtccaccacggcgcatcgacgccttgcaagcaactacagtgacgtgcggataattatttgctgtgcgctacgtagccacaacgcaggcaatgaaccgtgttgtggggtcatcacagcccaagaagacatatgcataaggcagcgaaagtcgacgcttttttttatagtggtgctgagtacatcaccgatgacagtgcgttgtgcgtgttttatttcgccggtcaagattgttaatgcctctcagttccgcaccacgtcgctgttgtcgaaaaataagttgggcgtggcccaaccgtggtgggcgcgcacaagagttacatgcctcgctcggggcgtgacctatggttttgattgacacgcgaactcgggccaaactcgtacatcgcgaaacccccctcgagttaaactcgggagcatggcggcggcagcagcagcctgtgtcatcgcatccagcggcggcaagcgtcaatccATCtagacccgttcagctacatgaccgacgtagagtttcagcatcgtttttgcctttccaaaacgtcagtgcgctggctgtgtgacgagttaggcgagcgcccttgtctgcggagactgcgtggcgggcatattatgctttccgagcacagactgatgtgactaggctgcggaggaaaagttcttgcgatcgcttcggctctctcctgtttcaagcgctgctcgtccaccgcgccctagccccaggccaggtccggcgtcgtcatcggagtactggggcacctacgagcacctggggttcaacccgggccaaccaacctgcgtaggcgaagtggtcacattatattggaagactcagaatggaagccgggctgccttccgatgcaacaggtgccgaaatcagttttcgcagttacacggtaaagctgcactgcacggtcagagaggcgaaggacgttacttcgccaacacggaccgcctcggccatccgaacgaccacctctccaggcggcaaatgatttggctcacgtactgcgtgagcaaaagcgtagacatatggctgttgaaggagatgaccggcgacttgtttcctctataggagcacaccatcgccgacaggacgaactacccccgtaaggtcgcgagggacgagctgctggcgcgacctccatttggtaccccgggtagatagcgtaaattgatgagtgccttcttcgcggcgagcaaaagtatacaatcgaggccgcctaatgacgggcgacaactttccgccagccgccaaaattatggcggtgttaaagttgggggcccatgggtcttcggcatgttctgcgcgaccagaggggtgttgcgactttcaaagtctaccgacgaaaggcggcgacgctaggcgccattattgcagccaatgttcaaccggggaccattattcatagtgacgaattggccgcatacaaatgtatcccaaatttagtggatgctaacggggctatgcctcaatccgcattggtagacagtcaaccaaagcgtgaaatttgtggaccccatcacgggcgttcacacgcaaaaaaagaaagttattgtcaaaaagtgaaacGCTCCCTcttcagcgatgggtacagggtaactgcaccgatgctggagtcccacctgggatgcatgtggtggcagtcaacatccacgtgcgctgcaaataccctttcgtgcgtttgttagaagccacggatcgctcgggctagccactacaaagactctttccggcggttgttagaagccatcgctcgacgcttgccagtatggaggtgtatcgcaaagtaaaagaaaataaagcgtagttttctgacccttgtatgtgtgctttccggcattcctgtgtgcttacacggtaagcgcgcggcgacgctcacttcgtcttgtagctggatgcgcgcgctactcgcagcttttctttagcgcgaggaacgagcgatctgttaaaagcccagtgtgaaaaccaggcgcacaccaatctctgctcggaaatgggagcgcaagcacgtagggagccgcaccaatccaatctagagcaaaggagcaacgagcgatctgttggaaacccagtgagaaaagcaagcgcacaccaatcggtgctcggaaatgctagagcaagcacgtatcaagccgtgccaatcgaatccagaaaaaaaagagtggggcgagcgtcccctcgtggcataacgcgaaacgtatttaaatacaaattagtctaatacacattccgtgtacatcgtggaaacattaaaatgcttacaacccacgttaatgtgactaatattattgtactaaatgaatttattttataacttgcttgtgcctgtattgcactcggtggaacgacaaacaagtgaaagaaggcacgaccatgcaccgaccgtatgatcacgtgagccccagtttgtcgaccgcccatatggcaacgcccaagggataatagccacccagagtgaatctagataaaccaatgaaattggaggtgtgccgatggacaaacttcgtcttgttaccatttgttctttgatcttggggcgtcgccagagctcgtgaagatcccgagtttcgccaaactcggggcatcctgcatagcacccctggtcacGGTATCCTTGTGGCTATAACATTgcgctaagcacaaggtcgcatgttcgatcccggccacggcggccgcatttcgatgggaggcgaaatgcaaaaaaaaaaaaagaaagaaagaaaaaaatgctcgtaTACCGTACCCAAAACTCGGCAGAGAAGAAAGCGTTATCCTCAGACACCTACAAAGCaatacttacactcacggaactataatgcaccgcctctacccgacgctccacggctacctctggccactctgcaacgttcccgacaccctggaaCACTTGATCCTGGAATggccgtggcatgaagacagcgaaatgcagccggaaacagacgcgaaccgagcaccacaagaAAACGAAAACCACCTAGTCGAAaagtgggaggccaagctcgccctcggggacctggaaggccaaagacaactcgtcgccaggcccaagagggcagtcgaagccagagggttcctgggcTAAGGAACCTTcgcacctcagggtgataccgggtctcgctcgggacactgtttcaacaataaatgtttctttctctcgctctcgtgtactaagatttaggggcACGGTACAGAattgcaggtggtcaaaatactCCGGAatcctgcactacggcgtgcctcacactGAGTTGTGGTTTTAGAAGTAAAACCCCTGAATTTACGTTAATTTATTTAATTTGTCAGTACTAACGGCCACACACGGGAAGTTTCGTGGAATATTGCGGCGTCAAGTTCGCGTTTCATCACGCGAAGTCTGGTTGCAAGTATAGTCTTAATGAGTATCCGCAAAATTATTAATGCTgagctttcttttcctcttcccTCAACGTTttcactgctgctgtcgctgtcttgcatgccgcgtcggggggagggggggggggggaggttggaAACCTGTATAATGTACATGGTACGCGGGAGAGGCTTCTGTGAGCCCTTTCAAGCGAGAACATCGTGGGCGTCGCGACTGTGCCCTCTGAAGCTCTCTGGTCGTTGACACAATGCTCTCTGGACGGATGTAATTACGCGTTAGCCTCCCCCAAAACCTTTGCTGAAgttgcagcgcttacctttgtactCACGCGCAACAGCGCAGAGGGGAGATAGTACGCGATGCGCCCGTGTGAAGAATAACAGTGCTAACTTTCTTGCAGGCTAcgaacaatgacgcacaacaacgcctcgagcaaacACGTTGCGCGCTGCGTGCTCTGTGATATACTCCATAGGCAAACACAAGTGGTGCACAGAAGGTAACATTTACCACCACATCAAGAGTGTCGTAGGTCACCAGCATCACCGCCAAATATCGCCACCATCACCACAAACGTcagcttcaacatcaccaccaacATCACCACTAAAAATCGATGTAAGCAAAGCtcacatcgattcccacattgcatgagatctgcatattttttgtcTATTGTTTACGCTTGGCGGTACAGTCGGCTCAATGCGGCGCGACTCATCCATTACGGTGGACACTGGTACGACCCACATGGCATGATCTTCTTAGCTTGGTGTTTGCAATAGAACCGAAAGGGCAATGTTATACCTTTAGTGCACACGCACGGTTACAATTGATGAGGGACGGTTCTCTTCGTAAGCTTCGTGCGAGTGAGCACATAAATTATGAAGTAACTACTCAGGGCGTACACGAGATATTCTTGTTTTcagcatattttactgcttgcaGTACGGACTCCAACTGAGCACCCTTGAGACATATATCCCGTAGGGTTGCTTGTGAGACAATACATCGGGGCCCGTCATATTTGCCTACGAAACTGTTGGTATACGTGGCATCGTTCCCAACGCGGGAACATAACAGGTAGCAGTGTTCGCGCGATTTACAACATGACCTGAAGCATCGAGTGCAGTTACGTGTCCTGTATGAATTTTAATGGGATGTTGAACGCGTTTGGAAAGAACGAACTGCTTACCATATACAAGCTACAATATACTCTCCCGCGAATGTAACGCTAGGCGCTTGATATCTGCATTCGTGCATAAAGCTATCACACATTTTGTATCACCTGCGTGTCAAAAATGACAGCGAGTTTTCAAACTACTCAGGCTATGTTCGGAGGTTCTTGCTCTCTCAAAATCGTGCACATTTACCGACGTTAACCAGGAACGGGCAACGTGACGAGGAGATCGTACATAGCGTGCGCCTTCGGAAAGATCCGTGCGCAAGCTGAGGCGCAGCGTCGTTTCCGGCTTAATTTCCTGTCCGTGCCGAAATACTCGAGGCAGCGTCGTTCGCATTCAGTGGCGAGTCTGAGGTAGTTTGTGTGAAGCCTTCGCCACCGGTCGGTATAGGTCAGAGTTGGGGGTTCGTTCCTGAGTAAGCAGCTACCGTTCCACTCAACGATGGAAGTCGGTCAAATTGCGACGCCCCTGGTTGTCCTGGTCGTGGCCCTGACCTGCTCCGCCGCACCCGAGGGAAGCAGACTGGACGAAGATTGCGGAAACACAACGTGCATTCCAGAAGAGTGCGAGATGATGGGTTCCGTTTGTGTTGAGAACAGCTGCGGACAGCTAGAGTGCGTTAGTCGTAAGTGAACACTGCTTTATTCACTGCAGTCCTTTAAAATAACGTTACCATCTTACCGCTACTTCCCATTTACGTGGCAGTGTGTGGGAATGGCCGTCAATGTAAAAAATAAAAGCTACCTTTTTGTTGGTGGGGCAGTGGTAACACGATTACATTTCTTTCGACTAGTTTTCATATGTAGTGAGGTCCAGTGACACTGTATAGTGCCGCGGTAAACTGCATACATTATAACTGTTTTTGTTTCCTATTTTATTCCCGATTCTATTGCAAAAATGCCTGAAATATAATAATTGATCTATTTGTGGCGTTTAACGTCCTAAAGTTACAATAGGGCTACGATagacgccgtggtggagggctcctgaATAATCTCGACGCCCAGGTGTCCTCTAATGTGCAAGCAAATTGAAGTACACCAgccttttcgcatttcgcctctgtcGAAATACAGCGTCCGGGAATCGACCCtatgacctcgtgctcagcagcaggaTGCCATAATCACTGAGCCAGCGCGACGGGTGAAACATATTTGCAATTCGAATTTCTAATACCTATCTATAGGCAGCTAGTCGGCAATCTCAATTTCCTTTGAAATACGAGTATATAGTCTACTGGCAATGGAATCGCAAATATAACAGCAGACCATGACGAAAATGATGTAGAGAGCGCGTGCCTTCGCGAACTTTAAAAGGACGCGTTAAGTATGACAGAACTCTGCGGAACGACAAAATGAACAGGGACAGTGATTAAGCACAGTATCGGACATGGGGCGCTCATTTCATTGTTGACGATTATGATGACCGTAACGTCATTGGTACCTATCCACTCAGGGATCggtactaactaactaactacgaGCTCACTAACAAGAATCGGGCAGAATTTAGATATATATTGggggaataaatttagaaatcTATAATTTTGATGAATAACTTGAACCGAGTAAAATACAAGATGATTTAGTCAACAGTCATTCTGATAGaacacaagcacacaaaaagaaaatgtatatATATTCATCGGACCAACACGATTAACAATGAAATCGATTAGATTCAAGAATGAATTTCTCTGTGGCGATGCATACATCCCTGTGCGAGTGGCCAAGCACAGAAGTCCATCAAGACAGCAGCACTGGAGAGTTAAATGGCAGGGCGCTCTGCCACATTGTAGTGTGCAATGTGCTTTTACTCAGGGGAGGAGAAATGCCAGCAGTCCCCTACAGGTAATGTTCAGTTGCTTCTAATTTGTTGCAAAAAAACGGCATAAAGAAGAAATCGCCAGACCACATCAGTGCACGTATAGATTTATGGGTGTATTTTTATATCATCATTCCTCATCCTCCTCTACTTTCCTGAGTTTTCTCTAAGCCAGAAACACGGTCCTATAGGGCCAGCCTCTTTCCTCTTCATTAATCCTTCCTCTTCTCTGTTTTCGGCATGACGGTAGCGTGcaattatttcttttaatttgaaAGCTATAGCGTGTGGCTACGCCGAACCTTAGCCGCACCGGTAAGCCCTGTGATGTGCATTTGCTACTGCCGTGTCTACAGAACGCTATTACATCACATTAACCCCATCGAGTGCACAAGGGCTTCTTTGCGGCGTAACTTACGCAGGCTTTTAATACCAACTGCGATATAACAGCTTAGGTGAGTTTAGCTTCTTGCTTAGCTTACTTAGCAGTCCAGCTCACTTTATGAATGAATGCCAAGAAGTTCCTAAGATAAAAGCTCGTACTTTATAAGGAAGTATATGTCAACATTGTCATTGGTTTCATTATACTCGGTAATTTCTCCTTGCAGAGACCACTGCACACCATTCGGGGATGTGCCCCTACATGGGATCGGCACCTGATGGGGAGTGTACCGACAACGAATCGGAAACCACGTGCGATGATCTCGGCTGCCAGAAGGAAGGAAAAGTTTGCTGCCCGGACAAATGCGGCTACCTGCGCTGTACATGAGCGCGCGCTCCAGGGGGCTCTGAAGCAACTATAGAAAGCAACGGTATCAGCGCACGGGCGCTCTCAATAATAAATGAAACGACAACAAAAACGTCGTCGTGGTTGCTGTTTGTGACGAAATTTGAGGCTGGGGCTTTACCTTTCAAGTAAAATAAAGCAACGGAAGACATATTTCTTGAAGAAAGATGCAGCGCGACCTGTGGCCACACCTTTCGTTGCCGTCGAAATCGCTATCTGCTTTTAGGATTGTTGATTTTTACGTCCAGACTCCAGCTAGCAGTACGAAAGAATTAAAACACACGAAATGACTAATTTTTAAGCACAAAACCAACGGTTATttcaaatgaaaataaaagataGGGAAACTGGTCAACCCTTACatgttcgtctttttttttaactataaTAGTGCAGATAAGCTATTGTGATGAGGAAAAGAAATTTGAAGGCTGAATAGAGAGACAAAGATAGGGACATCTATTGCGGCGACGGTGAAGAAGCAAATGGCAGATATTACGTATAAAAGAGAGCTTTGGCATGTCCATTAATGCATTGCTCCTTTGAGTAATGCTGTGTTACCGCAGACGCAAACGTGAGTGATCACGTTGGTGGCGCAACCCGGTGGCGAAAAGTCTAACTAGAGAGGACACAGAGATATTATTGCAGTGAGCAACCATAGTTTAAGTTGCTGGTGTTAACCGTCGGCAACGATGTAATCATTACATGCagcctttttatttttattccaaCACTCATGTAACAAAACAACCTGCCGAAGGTGTTGTGGTTGGAGAAAGCGCCGCAAGATGTCACTGCTAGCTTTGCTACTGCCATAAACATCTTAGGTATAACCTTTGATTTCGTAAAGGGCAATACGTTTACGGACAGTAGTGGAGCACGGCCACTCTGGTGTTAGGCAGCTTGTCTGCCACACTTGACCACCGCACTGAGACATTAAAATGGAAACAGCTGAATGTCATATTCAAATTATATCGGTTACCGACGCAACCTGAGTGAATCCGGCGACTGAATTGACTGTCTAGAAACACTGCGAACCACTACTCGCAGACATGCAGCTTTTATGAACCCTTCTGCAATATAGCAGGCTGTTCAGGGTATACTCCTTCAATAG
This genomic stretch from Dermacentor silvarum isolate Dsil-2018 chromosome 2, BIME_Dsil_1.4, whole genome shotgun sequence harbors:
- the LOC119442462 gene encoding uncharacterized protein LOC119442462, whose product is MEVGQIATPLVVLVVALTCSAAPEGSRLDEDCGNTTCIPEECEMMGSVCVENSCGQLECVSQTTAHHSGMCPYMGSAPDGECTDNESETTCDDLGCQKEGKVCCPDKCGYLRCT